A genome region from Mesorhizobium sp. B2-1-8 includes the following:
- a CDS encoding outer membrane protein assembly factor BamE: MRALNFKSTFISRPAGAISLLAIVAALSACHTNKMIGDLNPSETFTQGYVLDQQAIDSVPVGSSREQVLLALGTPSTTATFDNEAFYYISQTRKRYVAFDKPRLVDQKVLAVYFGPDSRVTQIANYGLKDGKIFDFISRTTPTGGKDQNFLSQIINGASKLAPGIPGGGTP; this comes from the coding sequence TTGCGCGCGCTGAATTTCAAGTCGACTTTCATTTCGAGGCCTGCCGGTGCGATCTCTTTGCTGGCTATCGTGGCGGCGCTGTCTGCCTGCCACACCAATAAGATGATCGGCGACCTCAATCCGAGCGAGACGTTCACGCAAGGCTATGTCCTCGATCAGCAGGCGATCGATTCGGTGCCGGTCGGTTCCAGCCGCGAGCAGGTGCTTCTGGCGCTCGGCACGCCGTCGACCACGGCGACTTTCGACAACGAGGCGTTTTACTATATCTCGCAGACGCGCAAGCGCTACGTCGCCTTCGACAAGCCGAGGCTGGTCGACCAGAAGGTGCTGGCGGTCTATTTCGGCCCGGACAGCCGCGTCACCCAGATCGCCAATTACGGCTTGAAGGACGGCAAGATTTTCGACTTCATTTCGCGCACCACACCGACCGGCGGCAAGGACCAGAACTTCCTCAGCCAGATCATCAACGGTGCCAGCAAGCTGGCGCCCGGCATTCCCGGCGGCGGCACCCCCTAA